One Fictibacillus halophilus genomic window, GATGCCCTCCAAGTTTCGATCGATTCTATTCGCAGGGACTTATCATCTCTCGAGGATAACGGGCTGCTTAAACGCACGCATGGTGGAGCGATTCCTGTAACAGAAGTAAAAAAAGGACCTTCATCAAACGCAGTTCGTTTTGGAGAAGGATCTAAGTATGAGAAAGCAATTGCGAAGGAAGCTATAAAGTACATCAAAGAAAACGATACCATTTTCCTCAGTGGAGGAGGAATGCACCATGAGATTGTAAAGCATCTTCCCGACTTTCAATTAACCGTTGTGACCAACTCACTTACAACAGCTGAAGCACTTCGTGAAAAAGAAAACATCGATCTGTATGTGGTCGGTGGAAAAGTGAAGAAATCAGGCAATATGACGGATGCATTAGTGACAAATCTGATCAGTCAGTATTCGTTTGATGTTTCGTTCGCAACAGGTGGTGGGATTTCTGAGAGAGGAATCAGCACGGCAACGCCAGAAGTGGCTGCTTTTATGAGTGCGGTTGGAATGGTCTCTCGTAAAACCATTGGTGTTTTTCCGCATTACAAAATAGGGATTAACGCTTTCGCGAAAGTTGGGCCGGTTTCCAATTTAGACGTCGTGATTACAGATGATGATGCGCCAAGAAATCATCTTTCAGCGATTGAACAACAAGGAGTTAGTGTAGTTATTGCTCAATCAGAAATAAGTCATCAGCCGTTAGCTTCAGAAACAGAATAATTTTCGTATAAAGAAAAGACCCCCTAAAATGGAGGTCTTTTTATTATTTACTCATCATTATATCGGGGTCTCCACCTCCGGAGTGAATGATGAATTCACATTTGTAGTATAAGGACTTGAAATAGAGTGTCAGATTTTATAACACATCAAATGTTATGGGTATCAGATTATCTTATTCTTAGAAAAGAGAGAGGTTCAGTGAATCAAAATCTGAAATGAGGTGAACACGTTGCTGCATTCTTCTCATTTTTCATCAGAAGAAAAGCTCATGATTCGTGAACTGAAAAAGAAGATTAGGCTTGAATCTGATGTATTAGAAAAAAAGGAGCTTGAACGACAGCTCAATAACCTGATTGAAAAAGCTTTTATAAAAAAGCAGTTGATTAGGCGTAAGCAACTTTAAGCACTGTATTACTCTATAGAAAACACTTTAAAGAAACTGAATTAACTGTCTTTTTTATAAGGTAGTGACATTTTGTGATTGTGTATGTTAAAGTGACACTAGTCTTTTTCAGATGGACGATTTAGTTTTTTAGGTTTTCTTTAGGGAGTGAACACAGCATGAATCAAAACACAGCATTGAAAAAAGATATTGGGCTTTCTGTAGCCATGTCCATCGTTATTGGAACGGTTATTGGATCAGGGATTTTTATGAAACCTGGAAGTGTTCTAGAATATACAGGGAATTCTAATCTTGCACTATTAGCCTGGGCTCTAGGAGGATTGATCACGTTAGCAGGTGGTTTAACGATTGCTGAAGTGGCGACGCAGATTCCTAAGACAGGTGGTTTGTATGTCTATATGGAAGAAGTATACGGTAAGCTTTGGGGATACTTGAGCGGTTGGGTTCAGACTGTTATTTATGGTCCGGCGGTAATCGGGGCTCTAGGCTTATACTTTGGTTCCTTATTGGTTCACTTATTCTCGTGGGAAGAGTCCTTTGGGCCTTGGATTGGAATAGGTACTGTACTTTTTCTCACTGTCATTAATAACTTCGGTACGAAGTATGGAGGTTTTATACAAAATTTATTTACGATAGGAAAATTGGTTCCGATCGGACTAATCATTATTTTTGGGATAACACAAGGAAATGAACAAATCTTAAATGCTTCAACTGAAGCAGTTGTTGAAATATCAATGGGTGCAGCGATCCTTGCGACACTTTTCGCTTATGATGGATGGTTGATGGTTGGATTCGTAGCAGGTGAGATGAAGGATCCCGGAAAAACGTTACCTAAAGCCATCATTGGAGGAATCTTAGTCGTAATG contains:
- a CDS encoding DeoR/GlpR family DNA-binding transcription regulator, whose translation is MFSEERREKILEVLKNEGRVLAKELSDALQVSIDSIRRDLSSLEDNGLLKRTHGGAIPVTEVKKGPSSNAVRFGEGSKYEKAIAKEAIKYIKENDTIFLSGGGMHHEIVKHLPDFQLTVVTNSLTTAEALREKENIDLYVVGGKVKKSGNMTDALVTNLISQYSFDVSFATGGGISERGISTATPEVAAFMSAVGMVSRKTIGVFPHYKIGINAFAKVGPVSNLDVVITDDDAPRNHLSAIEQQGVSVVIAQSEISHQPLASETE